TGAGCCTCTCCGCCACGGCGGGGCCGACCCGGCGGGGCAGGGTGTACGTCCAGTACTCCGAGCCGTACAGCCCCATCAGCCGGTAGTGCGGATTCAGCACCACCCCGGACCTGCACCAGATCTCGTCGGCGGCCAGGGCGAGCATGGCCCCGCCCGCGGCCGCGTTGCCGCCGAGCGCGGCGACGATCAGCCGGTCGGTGGTGCACAGCACGGCCTCGACCAGGTCGTCGATGGCCGTGATGTTCGCCCAGGATTCCGCGGCGGGGTCTGCGGCGGCCTCGATGACGCCGAGGTGGATGCCGTTGGAGAAGAAGTCCCGGCCGCCGCCCAGCACCAGGACCGAGGTCGGGCGGGCGCAGGCGGCCCGGTAGGCCGCGAGCAGGCGGCGGCACTGACCGGTGCTCATCGCGCCGCCGGGGAAGGTGAAGGACAGGAAGCCCGCCTGGCCCTCCTCGCGGTAGGAGATGTCGGACCAGCCGCGTCCCCGGGCGGGCAGTTCGGGCAGCTCGGGCAGCCGCTCGCCCAGGGCCGTGACGGCGGGCAGTTTGACCGGGACGGGCTCCCCCGGCAGCCGCCGGGCGCGCAGCTCGGGGATCCAGACGGCGCCGTCGGCGGTGGCCCGGCAGATCGCTCCCGACCGGGTGGCCAGCAGCTCCCCCGGGCGCCCGCGCAGGGCGCGCTCCGGGTGGCCGCCGTGCAGGAACCACTGGGCGCCGAGCAGCTCGTCCAGCACGCCGGGCTGGGAGTCGGCGGCGCGCAGCCTGCGGACCACGGTGTCGGTGGTGTCGCGCTGCCAGTCGATGCGGCGCAGCTCCTGGCGGAAGTACGGGCGGGTCCGGCACGGGCCGTCCTGGGCCTCCCCGGGGCGGGGTTCGCGCTGGGGCAGGGGGACGTACGTGCCGGAGGCGAAGCGGTCGACGGCCAGCAGGACGGCGGCGAGGGCCGCGTCGGAGACCTCGCCGCGGTAGAGGTCGCTCTTGCCGACCGGGGGCACGGCGCAGTCGGCCGAGGCCCAGACGGCGCCCGCGTCCATCCGTTCGTCGGCCTGGAGGACGGTCACGCCCCACCGGGTCATGCCCTCGTGGACGGCCCAGTCGAGGGAGGAGGGGCCGCGGTCCCCCGGCGGGCCCGGGTGGACGATCAGGCAGGTGTGGGCGGACCACACGTCCCGCGGGATCGCGGTCTTGAGCATGGGGGCAAGGATCAGGTCCGGGCGGTGGCGCGCGACGGCGGCGCGCAGCGCCTCGTCCTGGGGGGCGGACGGCTCTCCCCCGGGGGCCGGTGGCAGCGCCAGTTCCACGGCCACGCTGTGACCGCGGTCGCGGAGTTCGGCGTGGACGCG
This is a stretch of genomic DNA from Streptomyces sp. NBC_00536. It encodes these proteins:
- a CDS encoding hydrogenase maturation protein; its protein translation is MHILLVASAFNSLTQRVHAELRDRGHSVAVELALPPAPGGEPSAPQDEALRAAVARHRPDLILAPMLKTAIPRDVWSAHTCLIVHPGPPGDRGPSSLDWAVHEGMTRWGVTVLQADERMDAGAVWASADCAVPPVGKSDLYRGEVSDAALAAVLLAVDRFASGTYVPLPQREPRPGEAQDGPCRTRPYFRQELRRIDWQRDTTDTVVRRLRAADSQPGVLDELLGAQWFLHGGHPERALRGRPGELLATRSGAICRATADGAVWIPELRARRLPGEPVPVKLPAVTALGERLPELPELPARGRGWSDISYREEGQAGFLSFTFPGGAMSTGQCRRLLAAYRAACARPTSVLVLGGGRDFFSNGIHLGVIEAAADPAAESWANITAIDDLVEAVLCTTDRLIVAALGGNAAAGGAMLALAADEIWCRSGVVLNPHYRLMGLYGSEYWTYTLPRRVGPAVAERLTTEALPVSAEAARRLGLVDRTTACAPQDFAGETGRLAARLAASPAVSARIAAKKAARDRDEALRPLAAHRAAELARMRRTFFDPEAPYHALRRDFVRKAPASGTPPHLARATPERRRVTGSAAADGAPGPVGCYQEG